DNA from Vulpes vulpes isolate BD-2025 chromosome 9, VulVul3, whole genome shotgun sequence:
CAGTGAAGGCCTTGGCTGAGCGCAAGGCCCAGGGTGTGCTGGCTGCACAGGTGCGGGCAGAACAACTTCGGGATGAAGCTCGTGGCTTGTTGCAGGCTGCGCAGGACAAGCTGCAACGGCTGCAAGGTGAGGATTGGAGTGGGTGGATGCCAGAGGTGTGGGACTGTGGGAGTAGGACCTTTCAGCTGAGACCTGCCCATCCTAGAGCTGGAAGGCACCTATGAGGAGAACGAGCGGGCACTGGAAGGCAAAGCAGCCCAATTGGATGGGCTGGAGGCCAGGATGCGTAGTGTGCTTCAAGCCATCAACTTGCAGGTCCAGATCTACAACACCTGCCAGTGACTCTTGCAGGATTcctaccccagcccccagcccccagccccgccgcaCCCCTGTTACTGCCTCTGCATGGAAAAGTTCCCACCCTGACTAGGCCTTCAATAAACTGCTGTGAATCCCCACCGCGTTGTCTGGACTCTGATTTGGAGAGGGCGTTGTCTCTGGGCGGAATCTCAGGATACCACCAGCAGGGCCAGGGCGAGGCCAAGCCACCGGAGTCCCGCCTCCTCCGTTCGGGCCCGCCCCGGAGCTGCCCGCCGCCGCGTGCCCACTCCCACCGGAAGTGCGTCACTAGCTAGGCGCTTCGCCACCCGCGGCCTTAACTAGAAGTCGAAACAAAACAAGCGGCCGAGGCGGCGGCAGCGGCGACAGGACGGGGGAGGGGCGCGCCGGAACCGGAACCGACCAGACGCCGGAACCGGAACCGAGAGCGGGTTGCCAGGGCCCTAAGAGGGCTGGCGGCGGCGGCCTCGCTCGGTGAGTGGGACGGGCCGCCACTGGCCTGTCTGGCTGGAGCCGGGAAGGCCGCGACGCGAGCCCCGGGCTGCCTGTTCAAGGTCACGGGCCGTGCCAGCCTCGACTCCTCGAGCCTCGCGGCGTGCCGGGCCCACCGATGCAGGCGGGGCCGTTACTCTACCCCCGGGGTCGGCCTCCTGCCTCCGAGAGGGCTGGCGGCTAACGAAGgcggcttcctggaggaggtggtggcggGCCCGGGGTTTGGAGGCTGGAGCTGAGTCCCAGCCCTGCCGGGGCGCTGGTCTCTAGTCAGTAACCCCGCGCAGCAGGATAGGTCGGAATGGTCTCTAGACAGCCCCTTTCTTGTCTCGGTATCCCCAGGAGAAGTGGGAGGGACGCGACCTTAAGCTGAGGCCTGGTGCAGAGGCGgagggtgcccccccccccccccagctatgGATCTGTCGTCATTAAAGATCCAACCTCCTAGTCCCCCATAGAAGAACGTCCCTCTAACCCTCCACCACACACATACCTTGGGGAACACAAAGTAGTCAATATTTACTACCATCTCGGGCCAGGCTTGAGGCTGCAACGGGTCCTGGATTCATAGTTCATCCCCACTGTTGTCTcaattttgaaaactttattttgGATGGAAAAACAGTCCAGAATCTGATGGGTCTGTGGGAAACTGAATAGAAAGTCTCTAGCCCAGTGCTGATGAGTGAGTGGACCTGGAAAAGAAGGGGATGATGTCGGCTTCATTCTCAAACTGGATGCTCGTCCTGCCTTGGCTCTGGGGCAAGATTGCTACTGAAAGGGTAGTGTGACAGCTACTCTTTTCTCCCCAGCTTTTGCAGGTCCTTTTCTGCTTGGGATAGCAGTTGGAGAGGAAAATGTCTTCTGGGATGTGGGAAGAAAAACCAAACCGTGCATAGGAATAAATTCAGAGGAGGGTGGGAgttggcaggtggcaggtggagcATCTTAACACCAGGACCTTGCCTGGGCAATGATAGCACCTGGGCTGAGCCTGTCTTGAGCCACAGAGCCTGGTCCCTTTGCTGTTTGATCGTCttctcctttctgccttcctcctccacctcctacTTCTTGGGTGGTGACTAAGCAGCCAGTGAGAGTGAGGAAAAGTGAGCACCCTGCTCAGAGTGCCAGCCCTGTGGGCTGGAGCCATGGCTTCTCTCCAGATTGGTTGAGGAGACAGGTTCCAGGCTATGGCTGCCTTGACCTGGCATCTCCTCAGTAAGGCTCCTATCTTTGTGGGTCTGTATGGCAGGCATTTAGGAGTCTCTACCAGAAGTTGTTGCTACTTGTattgttttttccttcagaatAGTCTGAGAGTGTCCAGGGCTACATTAGGTGATGGAGAGATAGTGTTCTATAGGCTTAGTCATATTCTGGGGTTGCTGAGCCCTGGCTGTGACTGTGGAGCAAATTGTTGGGCCTTGGTGGTGATCACTGGTCCCTTTTCATTAGGCTGTCGGTTCCTTGGAGAATTTGGCCCCAAAGAGTTGCCAAGATAGCTGGGCCAGGAAGAAAGCGCCGTAGCCCTGACCCAGACGCCGTTACCGACCCTGGGGCACTCTGGCTGTCAACCAAGCGGCTCAAGATGTCTGGTGGGGCCAGCGCCACAGGCCCAAGGAGGGGTCCCCCAGGATTGGAGGAGGCCACCAGTAAGAAGAAGCAGAAGGATCGAGCAAACCAGGAGAGCAAGGATGGAGATCCTAGGAGAGGTGATTGTGATATTCCCACAGTACTTGTGGTCTCCACCCTGTTGAGCATGCAGACTAGGGGTTGAGAGATGACATTTTTACTGTTCCTTCTGTTTTGGTCTGATACTGAGAGAAGGACTCAGAGCAGGCTTGGTAGAGTCTCAGCTTTAAGTCTATGTACCTGGCTGAGATCCTGAAGATGGTGCTTGGTGGAGTGGTAGGGTCTTGGAGACTACCTCCCATCATCATTTCCCGGTTCTTTGTTGTCAGGGTCGGCATCTTCTCGGGAGGAGCAGGCCAAAGAGGGTGAGTAATAAATAGGCCTTTTGGGTGCTagagtgctgggggtggggaggaaacaCTGGGGCTATAATGCCTTCATCTGGAGCAGTTCTGTTAGGGCTAGGTCTCTGGCACCTGTTTATCTCCATCAGGAGCTTATGAGACCCTCATAGTCTCATTGGTACTCCTACAGAGTTGTTGCTTGATTGGAGGCAGAGTGCAGATGAGGTGATTGTCAAGCTGCGTGTGGGAGCAGGTCCCCTGCGGCTGGAGGAAGTGGATGCTGCTTTCACGGACACAGACTGTGTGGTGCGGCTTCCAGGTATGTCCATCTGCCCTGAGCCCAGTGGTGTATTTGAatcctctgatatttcccaccctaGCTCACTGCCCCTACTCTGTCTCCAGGTGGTCGGCAGTGGGGTGGTGTTTTCTACGCTGAAATAGAAAGTTCTTGCACCAAAGTACAAGCTCGTAAAGGTGGCCTCCTGCAGCTGGCACTGCCCAAGAAGGTGCCTCTGCTCACATGGCCCTCTCTTCTGGTAAGTTCCACAGCAGAGTAGGGTAGGGATAACCAGTGTAGTTGACAGGGCCTGACTGCTGTATCTTTGATAGAAGAAACCTCTAGGGACCCAGGAGGTGGTACCAGGGCTGCGGTGCCAGGAGAATGGGCAGGAGCCATCTCCCATTGCTCTGGAGCCAGGCCCTGAGCCCCGTCGGGCCAAACAGGAGGCCCGGAACCAGAAGCGGGCCCAGGGCCGTGGTGAGGTAGGCGCAGGGGCTGGCCCCGGGGCCCAGGCAGGCCCCAGCGCCAAGAGGGCTGTGCATCTCCGCAGAGGGCCAGAGGGGGAAGGGTCCAGAGATGGGCCTGGACCCCGGGGTGATGCCCCCCCCTTCTTGGCTGagacagccacccaggtgagAGTGGGGTACCTGtgggagctgggagaggggagagtTGGGAGATGGTCAGCAGTGGGGGGCCACCTGCCAGACCTGCAGCTGATCCTGCCCACAATCTTGCCACAAATAGGCTGAAGCTGAGGAACAGCTCCGGGTACCACCATTGAACCCCCAGACCTGCCTCTTGGGCTCAGAGGAGAATCTAGCACTCTTGGCAGGAGAAAAGACTGTGTCTCCCAGGAATGATCCAGTCTCCCCAGCCATGGCCCGGAGCAGAGACCCTGAGAAAGGTGACCGTTCCAAAGAGGAGATGGCAGTGGCAGCAGATGCTGTAACCTTGGTGGATGGTAAAGGTGGGGCTAGGGGTGGGCAGGCAGAGCCCTAGGTTGGGTTGCAAGGTTGGTGGGTGGATAGGGAATAGAACAGCAGTGGGCTGGAACCTGTCCTGGGTGGTGCTGAGCTGTGGTCTCAACGTAGAGCCGGAATCCATGGTGAACCTGGCATTTGTCAAGAATGACTCATATGAGAAGGGGCCAGATTCTGTGGTGGTGCACGTGTACGTGAAAGAAATCCGCAGGGACACCTCTCGAGTGCTTTTCCGCGAGCAGGACTTCACACTTATCTTCCAGACCAGGTGGGTGGGtaggcaggagctggggcagagggTACACTTCAGGCAGGACAGTGTATCTCATGCTCTTTTTCCCTACCCTTCCTACTGCCCTTTCCCTGGTCTGCTTCTGCAGGGATGGAAACTTCCTGAGACTACACCCGGGCTGTGGGCCCCACACCCTCTTCCGTTGGCAGGTGAAGCTCAGGTGGGTGGTTCTCGGCCCCCAAGCACTGTGCCTTGTCCCACCCTGGGCTCAGTCTCCCTGGCCCAGCTAGCCCAACACCTACTTCACCTAAGTCCCTGAGTTCAGCCTTTCCCCACAGGAACCTGATTGAACCTGAGCAGTGCACCTTCTGCTTCACCGCCTCTCGCATTGACATCTGCCTCCGTAAGCGGCAAAGTCAACGCTGGGGGGGCTTGGAGGCCCCAGCTGCACGAGGTCTGCACACGAGCTCCCTTCATTGTCCAGCCTTCATAACCTggacccccaacccctgccacaTGCTGCTAACCACCAGCCCCCTCATTCCCCCTTTTTAAGGTGCAGTGGGTGGTGCAAAGGTTGCCGTGCCGACAGGTCCAACCCCTCTGGATTCGGCACCACCAGGAggcacccctcaccccctcacaGGACAGGAGGAAGCTCGGGCTGTGGAGAAGGAAAAACCCAAGCCTCGGTCTGAGGACACGGGGTTGGATGGTGTAGCTGCCCGTACGCCCATGGAGCATGTAGCCCCAAAGCCAGAGCCACACCTGGCCTCGGTGAGaatcctggggtggggagggccaagGGTAAAGGCTGGAGAGCCTCAGGGCTACTCTTTCATGCCCCTCCTTGCTCCTACAGCCCAAGCCCACATGTATGGTGCCTCCAATGCCCCATAGCCCAGTGAGTGGAGACAgtgtggaggaagaggaggaggaagagaagaaggtgTGTCTGCCAGGCTTCACTGGCCTTGTCAACCTAGGCAACACTTGCTTCATGAACAGTGTTATTCAGTCTTTGTCTAACACTCGGGAGCTCCGTGACTTCTTCCACGGTGAGAGCAGGACCAGGAGCCAagggctgtgggcagaggggaTGCCTTTCCCCGCTCACACTTCTACTTGGCTGCTGTCCCTAGACCGCTCCTTTGAGACTGAGATCAACTACAACAACCCATTGGGGACTGGTGGGCGTCTGGCCATTGGCTTTGCTGTGCTGCTCCGGGCGCTGTGGAAGGGCACTCACCATGCCTTCCAGCCTTCCAAGTTGAAGGTGATCTGTGGCCACTCCCACCCTGGCTAGATAGGGTGGGGAAGGCTAGCCAGCTGGGTATGTGGTGGGTGTTGGGGCTCCGTGCTCACACTTGGCCCCTGTATCCAGGCCATTGTGGCGAGCAAGGCCAGCCAGTTCACAGGCTATGCACAGCATGATGCCCAGGAGTTCATGGCTTTCTTGCTGGATGGGCTGCATGAAGACCTGAATCGCATTCAGAACAAGCCCTACACAGAGACTGTGGACTCGGATGGGCGGCCTGATGAGGTCAGGATTGTGGGCAGAGGTGGGCATATCTCATGCATATCCCAGTCCCTGGGTCTCCTTGATCCTCACCACTCTGCTCCTCAGGTGGTGGCTGAAGAAGCATGGCAGCGGCATAAGATGCGGAATGACTCTTTCATCGTAGACCTATTTCAGGGGCAGTATAAGTCGAAGCTGGTGTGCCCTGTGTGTGCCAAGGTGTGAAGGGCTCCCCTGGAAAGAGGCCCCTAGCTTGGTCTAGATAGCTTGGTTAATTTGTAGTTGGGGGCATGTACATCTCAAGATGTTGTTTGAGCAAAGAGACTGTCAGGGAGGTCTTCAGCTTCTTTGTGGGCTGCGGAGGTCAGGCTAGATAGCTCTCCTAACTGAGATAAAAGGGGTGTTTGGGTTCAAAGCCAGCTTATATGGTGGGGCCGAGGTATGGGTAAGATTGGAAAGACATTTAGGGTACAGGTGAGAGACAAATGGATATGTGGTGAGGCTGAGCAAGGCCTCAATTGCCAGAAAGAGGGAGTATTCTCTCCTGGTAGCCATCCTAGTCTGTACAGTATTCTCAAGCCTGAGAGTTGAGAATACTGAGGCCCTAGAGCCATCCGAGTACCTGGGTTGGGCCCCCTGGGTGTAAGCATCCCGTCCCTCACTCCCTGTGCAGCCACCTGGTGCCACTTGTGTATCCCAGGTCTCCATCACTTTCGACCCATTCCTCTACCTGCCGGTACCCTTGCCACAGAAGCAGAAGGTTCTCCCCGTCTTCTATTTTGCCCGGGAGCCCCACAGCAAGCCTATCAAGgtgagagaagtgggctcctatTTCTGGGCGTCCCAGAGACCCTGGTCCACCTCCCCCATGGACTCTACTTTTGTTACCAGTTTCTGGTGAGCATCAGCAAGGAGAACTCCAGCGCAAGTGAAGTGTTGGACTCCCTCTCTCAGAGTGTCCACGTGAAGCCTGAGAACCTGCGTCTGGCTGAGGTACATCTGTCCTTCCCTAGAGTCTTAggcacacagatatatatatacgTGCTTTCAACACAAACCCATGTGAACACATACGTCTGAATTCATACCTATACACCTATGTACATGTGACTCCACAAAACCCACTGGTGTGTTAGGGGTTTAGGCACGGTTGAAGCCAGGCATTTGTGTTGTGTAACAAAAGTGCCCTCAGTTCTCCAGGTTGCCATCGTCAGGGTTTACTCCCCCTTTGGTGGGGACCCTCAGCTG
Protein-coding regions in this window:
- the USP19 gene encoding ubiquitin carboxyl-terminal hydrolase 19 isoform X14 produces the protein MSGGASATGPRRGPPGLEEATSKKKQKDRANQESKDGDPRRGSASSREEQAKEELLLDWRQSADEVIVKLRVGAGPLRLEEVDAAFTDTDCVVRLPGGRQWGGVFYAEIESSCTKVQARKGGLLQLALPKKVPLLTWPSLLKPLGTQEVVPGLRCQENGQEPSPIALEPGPEPRRAKQEARNQKRAQGRGEVGAGAGPGAQAGPSAKRAVHLRRGPEGEGSRDGPGPRGDAPPFLAETATQAEAEEQLRVPPLNPQTCLLGSEENLALLAGEKTVSPRNDPVSPAMARSRDPEKGDRSKEEMAVAADAVTLVDGKEPESMVNLAFVKNDSYEKGPDSVVVHVYVKEIRRDTSRVLFREQDFTLIFQTRDGNFLRLHPGCGPHTLFRWQVKLRNLIEPEQCTFCFTASRIDICLRKRQSQRWGGLEAPAARGAVGGAKVAVPTGPTPLDSAPPGGTPHPLTGQEEARAVEKEKPKPRSEDTGLDGVAARTPMEHVAPKPEPHLASPKPTCMVPPMPHSPVSGDSVEEEEEEEKKVCLPGFTGLVNLGNTCFMNSVIQSLSNTRELRDFFHDRSFETEINYNNPLGTGGRLAIGFAVLLRALWKGTHHAFQPSKLKAIVASKASQFTGYAQHDAQEFMAFLLDGLHEDLNRIQNKPYTETVDSDGRPDEVVAEEAWQRHKMRNDSFIVDLFQGQYKSKLVCPVCAKVSITFDPFLYLPVPLPQKQKVLPVFYFAREPHSKPIKFLVSISKENSSASEVLDSLSQSVHVKPENLRLAEVIKNRFHRVFLPSHSLDTVSPSDTLLCFELLSPELAKERVVVLEVQQRPQVPSIPISKCAACQRKQQSEDEKLKRCTRCYRVGYCNQLCQKTHWPDHKGLCRPENIGYPFLVSVPASRLTYARLAQLLEGYARYSVSVFQPPFQPGRMALESQGPGCTTLLSTSSLEAGDSERDPIQPPELQLVTPVAEGDTGVPRAWAAPDRGPVPSTSGVSSEVLASGPVEVGSLPAGERVSRPEAAVPGYQHPSEAMNAHTPQFFIYKIDASNREQRLEDKGDTPLELGEDCSLALVWRNNERLQEFVLVASKELECAEDPGSAGEAARAGHFTLDQCLNLFTRPEVLAPEEAWYCPQCKQHREASKQLLLWRLPNVLIVQLKRFSFRSFIWRDKINDLVEFPVRNLDLSKFCIGQKEEQLPSYDLYAVINHYGGMIGGHYTACARLPNDRSSQRSDVGWRLFDDSTVTTVDESQVVTRYAYVLFYRRRNSPVERPPRAGHSEHHPDLGPAAEAAASQGLGPGQAPEVAPTRTAPERFAPSVDRPAPTYSNMEEVD
- the USP19 gene encoding ubiquitin carboxyl-terminal hydrolase 19 isoform X12, which codes for MSGGASATGPRRGPPGLEEATSKKKQKDRANQESKDGDPRRGSASSREEQAKEELLLDWRQSADEVIVKLRVGAGPLRLEEVDAAFTDTDCVVRLPGGRQWGGVFYAEIESSCTKVQARKGGLLQLALPKKVPLLTWPSLLKPLGTQEVVPGLRCQENGQEPSPIALEPGPEPRRAKQEARNQKRAQGRGEVGAGAGPGAQAGPSAKRAVHLRRGPEGEGSRDGPGPRGDAPPFLAETATQAEAEEQLRVPPLNPQTCLLGSEENLALLAGEKTVSPRNDPVSPAMARSRDPEKEPESMVNLAFVKNDSYEKGPDSVVVHVYVKEIRRDTSRVLFREQDFTLIFQTRDGNFLRLHPGCGPHTLFRWQVKLRNLIEPEQCTFCFTASRIDICLRKRQSQRWGGLEAPAARVGGAKVAVPTGPTPLDSAPPGGTPHPLTGQEEARAVEKEKPKPRSEDTGLDGVAARTPMEHVAPKPEPHLASPKPTCMVPPMPHSPVSGDSVEEEEEEEKKVCLPGFTGLVNLGNTCFMNSVIQSLSNTRELRDFFHDRSFETEINYNNPLGTGGRLAIGFAVLLRALWKGTHHAFQPSKLKAIVASKASQFTGYAQHDAQEFMAFLLDGLHEDLNRIQNKPYTETVDSDGRPDEVVAEEAWQRHKMRNDSFIVDLFQGQYKSKLVCPVCAKVSITFDPFLYLPVPLPQKQKVLPVFYFAREPHSKPIKFLVSISKENSSASEVLDSLSQSVHVKPENLRLAEVIKNRFHRVFLPSHSLDTVSPSDTLLCFELLSPELAKERVVVLEVQQRPQVPSIPISKCAACQRKQQSEDEKLKRCTRCYRVGYCNQLCQKTHWPDHKGLCRPENIGYPFLVSVPASRLTYARLAQLLEGYARYSVSVFQPPFQPGRMALESQGPGCTTLLSTSSLEAGDSERDPIQPPELQLVTPVAEGDTGVPRAWAAPDRGPVPSTSGVSSEVLASGPVEVGSLPAGERVSRPEAAVPGYQHPSEAMNAHTPQFFIYKIDASNREQRLEDKGDTPLELGEDCSLALVWRNNERLQEFVLVASKELECAEDPGSAGEAARAGHFTLDQCLNLFTRPEVLAPEEAWYCPQCKQHREASKQLLLWRLPNVLIVQLKRFSFRSFIWRDKINDLVEFPVRNLDLSKFCIGQKEEQLPSYDLYAVINHYGGMIGGHYTACARLPNDRSSQRSDVGWRLFDDSTVTTVDESQVVTRYAYVLFYRRRNSPVERPPRAGHSEHHPDLGPAAEAAASQASRIWQELEAEEEPVPEGPVPLGPWGPQDWVGPPPRGPTTPDEGCLRYFVLGTVAALVALVLNVFYPLVSQSRWR
- the USP19 gene encoding ubiquitin carboxyl-terminal hydrolase 19 isoform X2, which gives rise to MSGGASATGPRRGPPGLEEATSKKKQKDRANQESKDGDPRRGSASSREEQAKEELLLDWRQSADEVIVKLRVGAGPLRLEEVDAAFTDTDCVVRLPGGRQWGGVFYAEIESSCTKVQARKGGLLQLALPKKVPLLTWPSLLKPLGTQEVVPGLRCQENGQEPSPIALEPGPEPRRAKQEARNQKRAQGRGEVGAGAGPGAQAGPSAKRAVHLRRGPEGEGSRDGPGPRGDAPPFLAETATQAEAEEQLRVPPLNPQTCLLGSEENLALLAGEKTVSPRNDPVSPAMARSRDPEKGDRSKEEMAVAADAVTLVDGKEPESMVNLAFVKNDSYEKGPDSVVVHVYVKEIRRDTSRVLFREQDFTLIFQTRDGNFLRLHPGCGPHTLFRWQVKLRNLIEPEQCTFCFTASRIDICLRKRQSQRWGGLEAPAARGAVGGAKVAVPTGPTPLDSAPPGGTPHPLTGQEEARAVEKEKPKPRSEDTGLDGVAARTPMEHVAPKPEPHLASPKPTCMVPPMPHSPVSGDSVEEEEEEEKKVCLPGFTGLVNLGNTCFMNSVIQSLSNTRELRDFFHDRSFETEINYNNPLGTGGRLAIGFAVLLRALWKGTHHAFQPSKLKAIVASKASQFTGYAQHDAQEFMAFLLDGLHEDLNRIQNKPYTETVDSDGRPDEVVAEEAWQRHKMRNDSFIVDLFQGQYKSKLVCPVCAKVSITFDPFLYLPVPLPQKQKVLPVFYFAREPHSKPIKFLVSISKENSSASEVLDSLSQSVHVKPENLRLAEVIKNRFHRVFLPSHSLDTVSPSDTLLCFELLSPELAKERVVVLEVQQRPQVPSIPISKCAACQRKQQSEDEKLKRCTRCYRVGYCNQLCQKTHWPDHKGLCRPENIGYPFLVSVPASRLTYARLAQLLEGYARYSVSVFQPPFQPGRMALESQGPGCTTLLSTSSLEAGDSERDPIQPPELQLVTPVAEGDTGVPRAWAAPDRGPVPSTSGVSSEVLASGPVEVGSLPAGERVSRPEAAVPGYQHPSEAMNAHTPQFFIYKIDASNREQRLEDKGDTPLELGEDCSLALVWRNNERLQEFVLVASKELECAEDPGSAGEAARAGHFTLDQCLNLFTRPEVLAPEEAWYCPQCKQHREASKQLLLWRLPNVLIVQLKRFSFRSFIWRDKINDLVEFPVRNLDLSKFCIGQKEEQLPSYDLYAVINHYGGMIGGHYTACARLPNDRSSQRSDVGWRLFDDSTVTTVDESQVVTRYAYVLFYRRRNSPVERPPRAGHSEHHPDLGPAAEAAASQASRIWQELEAEEEPVPEGPVPLGPWGPQDWVGPPPRGPTTPDEGCLRYFVLGTVAALVALVLNVFYPLVSQSRWR
- the USP19 gene encoding ubiquitin carboxyl-terminal hydrolase 19 isoform X18: MSGGASATGPRRGPPGLEEATSKKKQKDRANQESKDGDPRRGSASSREEQAKEELLLDWRQSADEVIVKLRVGAGPLRLEEVDAAFTDTDCVVRLPGGRQWGGVFYAEIESSCTKVQARKGGLLQLALPKKVPLLTWPSLLKPLGTQEVVPGLRCQENGQEPSPIALEPGPEPRRAKQEARNQKRAQGRGEVGAGAGPGAQAGPSAKRAVHLRRGPEGEGSRDGPGPRGDAPPFLAETATQAEAEEQLRVPPLNPQTCLLGSEENLALLAGEKTVSPRNDPVSPAMARSRDPEKGDRSKEEMAVAADAVTLVDGKEPESMVNLAFVKNDSYEKGPDSVVVHVYVKEIRRDTSRVLFREQDFTLIFQTRDGNFLRLHPGCGPHTLFRWQVKLRNLIEPEQCTFCFTASRIDICLRKRQSQRWGGLEAPAARVGGAKVAVPTGPTPLDSAPPGGTPHPLTGQEEARAVEKEKPKPRSEDTGLDGVAARTPMEHVAPKPEPHLASPKPTCMVPPMPHSPVSGDSVEEEEEEEKKVCLPGFTGLVNLGNTCFMNSVIQSLSNTRELRDFFHDRSFETEINYNNPLGTGGRLAIGFAVLLRALWKGTHHAFQPSKLKAIVASKASQFTGYAQHDAQEFMAFLLDGLHEDLNRIQNKPYTETVDSDGRPDEVVAEEAWQRHKMRNDSFIVDLFQGQYKSKLVCPVCAKVSITFDPFLYLPVPLPQKQKVLPVFYFAREPHSKPIKFLVSISKENSSASEVLDSLSQSVHVKPENLRLAEVIKNRFHRVFLPSHSLDTVSPSDTLLCFELLSPELAKERVVVLEVQQRPQVPSIPISKCAACQRKQQSEDEKLKRCTRCYRVGYCNQLCQKTHWPDHKGLCRPENIGYPFLVSVPASRLTYARLAQLLEGYARYSVSVFQPPFQPGRMALESQGPGCTTLLSTSSLEAGDSERDPIQPPELQLVTPVAEGDTGVPRAWAAPDRGPVPSTSGVSSEVLASGPVEVGSLPAGERVSRPEAAVPGYQHPSEAMNAHTPQFFIYKIDASNREQRLEDKGDTPLELGEDCSLALVWRNNERLQEFVLVASKELECAEDPGSAGEAARAGHFTLDQCLNLFTRPEVLAPEEAWYCPQCKQHREASKQLLLWRLPNVLIVQLKRFSFRSFIWRDKINDLVEFPVRNLDLSKFCIGQKEEQLPSYDLYAVINHYGGMIGGHYTACARLPNDRSSQRSDVGWRLFDDSTVTTVDESQVVTRYAYVLFYRRRNSPVERPPRAGHSEHHPDLGPAAEAAASQGLGPGQAPEVAPTRTAPERFAPSVDRPAPTYSNMEEVD
- the USP19 gene encoding ubiquitin carboxyl-terminal hydrolase 19 isoform X32, which translates into the protein MSGGASATGPRRGPPGLEEATSKKKQKDRANQESKDGDPRRGSASSREEQAKEELLLDWRQSADEVIVKLRVGAGPLRLEEVDAAFTDTDCVVRLPGGRQWGGVFYAEIESSCTKVQARKGGLLQLALPKKVPLLTWPSLLAEAEEQLRVPPLNPQTCLLGSEENLALLAGEKTVSPRNDPVSPAMARSRDPEKGDRSKEEMAVAADAVTLVDGKEPESMVNLAFVKNDSYEKGPDSVVVHVYVKEIRRDTSRVLFREQDFTLIFQTRDGNFLRLHPGCGPHTLFRWQVKLRNLIEPEQCTFCFTASRIDICLRKRQSQRWGGLEAPAARVGGAKVAVPTGPTPLDSAPPGGTPHPLTGQEEARAVEKEKPKPRSEDTGLDGVAARTPMEHVAPKPEPHLASPKPTCMVPPMPHSPVSGDSVEEEEEEEKKVCLPGFTGLVNLGNTCFMNSVIQSLSNTRELRDFFHDRSFETEINYNNPLGTGGRLAIGFAVLLRALWKGTHHAFQPSKLKAIVASKASQFTGYAQHDAQEFMAFLLDGLHEDLNRIQNKPYTETVDSDGRPDEVVAEEAWQRHKMRNDSFIVDLFQGQYKSKLVCPVCAKVSITFDPFLYLPVPLPQKQKVLPVFYFAREPHSKPIKFLVSISKENSSASEVLDSLSQSVHVKPENLRLAEVIKNRFHRVFLPSHSLDTVSPSDTLLCFELLSPELAKERVVVLEVQQRPQVPSIPISKCAACQRKQQSEDEKLKRCTRCYRVGYCNQLCQKTHWPDHKGLCRPENIGYPFLVSVPASRLTYARLAQLLEGYARYSVSVFQPPFQPGRMALESQGPGCTTLLSTSSLEAGDSERDPIQPPELQLVTPVAEGDTGVPRAWAAPDRGPVPSTSGVSSEVLASGPVEVGSLPAGERVSRPEAAVPGYQHPSEAMNAHTPQFFIYKIDASNREQRLEDKGDTPLELGEDCSLALVWRNNERLQEFVLVASKELECAEDPGSAGEAARAGHFTLDQCLNLFTRPEVLAPEEAWYCPQCKQHREASKQLLLWRLPNVLIVQLKRFSFRSFIWRDKINDLVEFPVRNLDLSKFCIGQKEEQLPSYDLYAVINHYGGMIGGHYTACARLPNDRSSQRSDVGWRLFDDSTVTTVDESQVVTRYAYVLFYRRRNSPVERPPRAGHSEHHPDLGPAAEAAASQGLGPGQAPEVAPTRTAPERFAPSVDRPAPTYSNMEEVD
- the USP19 gene encoding ubiquitin carboxyl-terminal hydrolase 19 isoform X31; translated protein: MSGGASATGPRRGPPGLEEATSKKKQKDRANQESKDGDPRRGSASSREEQAKEELLLDWRQSADEVIVKLRVGAGPLRLEEVDAAFTDTDCVVRLPGGRQWGGVFYAEIESSCTKVQARKGGLLQLALPKKVPLLTWPSLLAEAEEQLRVPPLNPQTCLLGSEENLALLAGEKTVSPRNDPVSPAMARSRDPEKGDRSKEEMAVAADAVTLVDEPESMVNLAFVKNDSYEKGPDSVVVHVYVKEIRRDTSRVLFREQDFTLIFQTRDGNFLRLHPGCGPHTLFRWQVKLRNLIEPEQCTFCFTASRIDICLRKRQSQRWGGLEAPAARGAVGGAKVAVPTGPTPLDSAPPGGTPHPLTGQEEARAVEKEKPKPRSEDTGLDGVAARTPMEHVAPKPEPHLASPKPTCMVPPMPHSPVSGDSVEEEEEEEKKVCLPGFTGLVNLGNTCFMNSVIQSLSNTRELRDFFHDRSFETEINYNNPLGTGGRLAIGFAVLLRALWKGTHHAFQPSKLKAIVASKASQFTGYAQHDAQEFMAFLLDGLHEDLNRIQNKPYTETVDSDGRPDEVVAEEAWQRHKMRNDSFIVDLFQGQYKSKLVCPVCAKVSITFDPFLYLPVPLPQKQKVLPVFYFAREPHSKPIKFLVSISKENSSASEVLDSLSQSVHVKPENLRLAEVIKNRFHRVFLPSHSLDTVSPSDTLLCFELLSPELAKERVVVLEVQQRPQVPSIPISKCAACQRKQQSEDEKLKRCTRCYRVGYCNQLCQKTHWPDHKGLCRPENIGYPFLVSVPASRLTYARLAQLLEGYARYSVSVFQPPFQPGRMALESQGPGCTTLLSTSSLEAGDSERDPIQPPELQLVTPVAEGDTGVPRAWAAPDRGPVPSTSGVSSEVLASGPVEVGSLPAGERVSRPEAAVPGYQHPSEAMNAHTPQFFIYKIDASNREQRLEDKGDTPLELGEDCSLALVWRNNERLQEFVLVASKELECAEDPGSAGEAARAGHFTLDQCLNLFTRPEVLAPEEAWYCPQCKQHREASKQLLLWRLPNVLIVQLKRFSFRSFIWRDKINDLVEFPVRNLDLSKFCIGQKEEQLPSYDLYAVINHYGGMIGGHYTACARLPNDRSSQRSDVGWRLFDDSTVTTVDESQVVTRYAYVLFYRRRNSPVERPPRAGHSEHHPDLGPAAEAAASQGLGPGQAPEVAPTRTAPERFAPSVDRPAPTYSNMEEVD